One Salmo trutta chromosome 12, fSalTru1.1, whole genome shotgun sequence genomic region harbors:
- the LOC115202828 gene encoding zinc transporter ZIP1, whose protein sequence is MDYLLQVKIGALVGLLLLTLFFGFIPARMKWFRETSGTDTHRVVLSFISCFAGGVFLAACLLDIIPDYLSDMNAELAARRVDTSFPLPEFIMAAGFFTVLIVERIVLNCRQDAMRGSDQERAPLMRAKGHSHGQGKAASTDLEDSAHHVHVDLQAHSSFRSFMLFFSLSLHSVFEGLAIGLQTTDSKVLEICIAIVVHKSIIVFSLSVKLVQSEVPPMWVAAYVGVFAMMSPLGIAVGIGVIEAQLAAGVLIQAILEGLAAGTFIYITFMEILPHELNSPENQLLKVFFILLGFSVMAGLTFLG, encoded by the exons ATGGACTACTTGTTACAAGTGAAAATAGGTGCCCTCGTGGGTTTGTTGCTCCTGACGCTATTTTTCGGATTTATTCCTGCTCGGATGAAGTGGTTCAGAGAAACCAGTGGGACAG ATACCCATCGGGTGGTCttgagtttcatcagctgttttgCCGGAGGCGTCTTCCTGGCTGCCTGTCTATTGGACATCATCCCAGACTATCTGTCAGACATGAATGCTGAGCTGGCCGCACGGAGGGTGGAC ACCAGCTTCCCCCTCCCGGAGTTCATCATGGCTGCAGGCTTCTTCACTGTGCTCATTGTGGAGAGGATTGTTCTGAACTGCAGACAAGATGCCATGCGAGGGTCAGACCAGGAGAGAGCACCTCTGATGCGAGCCAAAGGGCACAGCCATGGGCAGGGGAAAGCCGCGTCCACCGACCTGGAGGATAGTGCCCACCACGTCCACGTGGACCTCCAGGCCCACTCCTCCTTTCGCTCGTTCATGCTCtttttctcactctccctccattCTGTGTTTGAGGGCCTGGCCATCGGGCTGCAGACCACAGACTCAAAG GTATTAGAGATCTGCATTGCCATTGTGGTCCACAAGAGCATCATCGTGTTCAGCCTATCGGTGAAGCTGGTGCAAAGCGAAGTCCCGCCCATGTGGGTTGCGGCCTACGTGGGCGTCTTCGCCATGATGTCTCCACTGGGCATTGCAGTGGGCATCGGGGTTATCGAGGCCCAGCTGGCGGCAGGCGTTCTGATCCAGGCCATCCTGGAGGGGCTGGCGGCCGGGACCTTTATTTACATCACCTTCATGGAGATCCTGCCTCACGAGCTGAACTCCCCGGAGAACCAGCTGCTCAAGGTGTTCTTCATTCTGCTAGGCTTCAGCGTCATGGCGGGCCTCACCTTCCTGGGTTGA